Below is a genomic region from Vibrio nitrifigilis.
AATGCGCCGCTATCTGAACCATCTAGAGAAAACTCTAAATGATATGCTTGAAATGCTGGAAACGTTCTACCAAAAAGGAGTTGCCTAAGAGGGGGATTTCACTCCCTTAAAAACGAAGAACGAGGCTAAAGGCCTCGTTCTCATCTTTGCTGAAACTCAATTTTTAAAACAGAGCAACAAACTGTTTTAGCATTTCTGAGTGAGCAGGCCATGCAGGCGCAGTGACTAATTGACCATCAGTCACTGCTGAATCGACAGCAATATCAGCATAAGTTGCACCAGCAAGCTCAACTTCAGGCTTACATGCAGGGTATGCAGAAACGTTTTTGCCTTCAATAACACCAGCAGCAGTCAAAATCTGTGCGCCATGACAGATAGCCGCAACAGGTTTATTAGTGGTGAAGAAGTGTTTTACGTAGTCTAGTACGCGAGCATCAAGACGAAGATATTCAGGCGCACGTCCACCTGGTAGATACAACGCATCGTAATCTTGCAAATTTACGTTATCAAAAGTCGCATTTAGCGCGAAATTGTGTCCGCGTTTTTCAGAGTAAGTTTGGTCACCTTCAAAGTCATGAATCGATGTTGGGATAGTGTCACCAGCTTTTTTATTTGGGCAAACTGCATCTACCTGATGCCCCATCGCAATAAGTGCTTGGAATGGAACCATGTTTTCGTAATCTTCGACAAAATCACCTGTGATCATTAATACTTTAGCCACTGAGTTTCTCCTTTCTACAATTCACTTCTTACTACACTAGGTAGCGGATTGATATCTTGATATTAGCCATCGCAGAGTATGCCTCTGCTTTCTTAGTTGACCACCATAATTCAGGTAAAGAAGCTACAGGCCTCTTATCCGAGCAATCATATATTTGGAACAGAGATCACTTAAGTTATTGATAGGCAAACTATTGTATAGATAGGAACATAAGCAACAAAAAGGCGTCAAGGCGTTAGCCAATAATAATGTCAGTATCGATTAGCAATTGACACAAGATCACATTCTCAGGAATCTCGATGAAACAAAGCGCAACATATGAATTCAATTTTATAACATATCGCTTGTGTTCAGATGGGTCATGTCTAACGTTGAACTTAAGCACAATAAGCTCACAGCTCGTCAATCTTCAGTTGTGTTAACCGTATAACGTATCAGTACTGCCTATTGAGGATCTTTCAGTATATAATGCTTCCCTCTGTGAAGATGGATTTAGGATGAATTGTCATGTCTCCCAAAATAGCCTCGAACCAGCGACCTCGTTCGTTATACGAGCAGGTAAAAAAAGGTAATGTATTAGAGAAAGCATGCCCATCACGAGAAGTATTGCGTGATGTCACTAATCGATGGGGTGTGCTGGCAATACTCGCTTTAACCGAAGAAACACTGCGCTTTAGTGAATTACGACGCAAAATCAGTGGTATCAGCGAAAAAATGCTATCACAAACATTGCAATCACTTGAAGCCGATGGATTCGTTAATCGTATTGCCTATCCCGTTGTACCTCCTCATGTTGAATATTCTTTGACGCCAATGGGCGAAGAGGTTTCTTCACGAATTCGGGATTTAACAGGTTGGATTGAAGACAACCTATCCACCATAATGTTGCATCGTGCAGAATACTCACAAAATATCGCAAAATAGAACCATGACACCCAATCATTATAATTATTGGGTGTATGTTGAAAAGGAATGAGTATTCCCTCCGTTATTCCACCGAGCAAGTCGTTGAGAACTGTTGAATCGACACATTAAGTTCATTTGGGGATATATTGTATTCACATTAAAACATGTCATTCGTTTTAAAATATAAAAGATCGAATAATTCTGTTTTCCATTTCATAGTTATCAAATACTAAAAAACCATTATCTTTTATATATTCCACTAATTAAATCATAAACCTTAATAAATAAAACACCATTCCATATAAAATTTGTTTGTCTATCAATATTACGTGATAAAGATCCATAATAAAAAATATTTCATATTGCACCATAGTAAATAGTATAAAAATAGTACATGTTATTATTGGAATTAATCAATCCAAACTCACGGCCAAATCATCTATTTCATTAGATAATTGGAATATTCACAATTTAAATATTGGAACAAACCCATGAAAATAAAAGTTATTTCACTTTTATGTCTATTAGCATGTTCATCCGCTGTTTATGCCCAAGACTTTTATATTTCTCCATCGGGTTCAGACAGTAACTCTGGCACGTTATCTTCCCCGTTGAAAACGATTATGGCAGCTCAAGATGCCGCTTCTTCAGGAGATACGGTTTATATTCGAGGAGGTACCTATTATTTGGATGACTCAAACATCACCCAATATCAAAGCGTACGCGCGATTGTAAACAATATAACTAAAGATAATATTACCTATATTAATTATGGCGACGAACATCCTATTTTTGACTTTTCTAATGTCACACCTGATGGATATAGAAATACAGCTTTTATGGTAAGAGCAGATAACTGTGTATTTAAAGGTTTCGATGTCGTCGGTGTGCAAATAACCATAGATGATGAACATACTCAATCAGAAGCATTCATGGTTAATCACGGTAACAGCAACCGCTTTGAAAACTTAGCCATTCATGATGGCATGGCTATCGGCTGGTATTTAGTCGCCGGCAGTGACAACTATGTGTATAACGTCGATGCTTACAATAATATCGGATTGAATAGTTATTCTTACGGCAATATCGATGGTTTCGGTGTCCATCCCCGTTCGTCTTCTGGCACAGGTAATGTAATTGATAGCTGCCGAGCATGGTTTAATAGTGATGACGGTTTTGACTTAATCAATGCATACGCAGCTGTAACTATTAAAAATAGCTGGGCATTTTATAACGGCTATGACGAGGATATGAATGCTCTTGGCGATGGTAACGGGTTTAAAGCAGGAGGCTATGG
It encodes:
- a CDS encoding right-handed parallel beta-helix repeat-containing protein, with the translated sequence MKIKVISLLCLLACSSAVYAQDFYISPSGSDSNSGTLSSPLKTIMAAQDAASSGDTVYIRGGTYYLDDSNITQYQSVRAIVNNITKDNITYINYGDEHPIFDFSNVTPDGYRNTAFMVRADNCVFKGFDVVGVQITIDDEHTQSEAFMVNHGNSNRFENLAIHDGMAIGWYLVAGSDNYVYNVDAYNNIGLNSYSYGNIDGFGVHPRSSSGTGNVIDSCRAWFNSDDGFDLINAYAAVTIKNSWAFYNGYDEDMNALGDGNGFKAGGYGSDGSTPPSVIPRHTILNNLAVHNRSAGFYANHHIGGQNWINNTAIYNQSANYNMLSTEDDNDTDVDGYGHYMRNNLGYGGYNEVINLGDETENDLAYNYFDLDVTVTSKDFVRLKESELMYDRQSDGSLPVIKTARLKEGSDLIDAGVYVGYDYNGAAPDLGAFETDY
- a CDS encoding DJ-1/PfpI family protein, which codes for MAKVLMITGDFVEDYENMVPFQALIAMGHQVDAVCPNKKAGDTIPTSIHDFEGDQTYSEKRGHNFALNATFDNVNLQDYDALYLPGGRAPEYLRLDARVLDYVKHFFTTNKPVAAICHGAQILTAAGVIEGKNVSAYPACKPEVELAGATYADIAVDSAVTDGQLVTAPAWPAHSEMLKQFVALF
- a CDS encoding winged helix-turn-helix transcriptional regulator, which codes for MSPKIASNQRPRSLYEQVKKGNVLEKACPSREVLRDVTNRWGVLAILALTEETLRFSELRRKISGISEKMLSQTLQSLEADGFVNRIAYPVVPPHVEYSLTPMGEEVSSRIRDLTGWIEDNLSTIMLHRAEYSQNIAK